A window of Aricia agestis chromosome 3, ilAriAges1.1, whole genome shotgun sequence contains these coding sequences:
- the LOC121725462 gene encoding hemolin-like, with amino-acid sequence MTKLACFLFSTMVSFSFAQPIEQGPTLKPTPSEILYRIGDRTKPLVLECATEKGESNVQFSWNKNGKPLQMNPNVIQQENEGTLVFLQPTTDDSGDYQCFGKSVAGVASTRTISVKPTYINAPEVKTVTHKPIEGRPFKLECTIPDSYPKPEIKWMYQFKTDPSISHSVLDKRITQSPDGTLWFSSVTKEDTHENFKYVCLAKTPASDDDIVLAEHIIEDVVPDNSPRDAELEEQYVTGDIVAKKGDVTMIYCIYGGTPLTPPDWYKDGKNMNGEPKDRVTRYNRSAGKRLLIRDTWLEDEGDYTCIVDNEIGQPKKHNMHLTVISAPEFVKKPEPIMVQKAGRDITMPCEVAGVPNAKVSWTFNAQPLQQNDRILFKQNENIGNMTVADLIIKNVNVNDRGYYGCKGANDNGSVYAETLLNVS; translated from the exons atgaccaAATTAGCTTGTTTTCTTTTTTCAACGATGGTTAGTTTTTCTTTCG CTCAACCAATAGAACAGGGACCAACGTTAAAGCCAACACCAAGTGAAATACTTTATCGTATTGGTGATAGAACAAAACCACTTGTTCTAGAGTGTGCTACGGAAAAAGGGGAATCCAATGTTCA ATTTTCGTGGAATAAAAATGGCAAACCCCTGCAAATGAATCCAAACGTTATTCAACAAGAAAACGAAGGAACATTAGTCTTCCTTCAGCCGACGACCGACGATTCTGGCGACTACCAGTGCTTCGGTAAATCAGTGGCCGGGGTCGCTAGCACTAGAACAATATCAGTTAAGCCCACTTACATCAATGCTCCTGAAGTCAAAACTGTAACCCACAAGCCTATCGAGGGAAGACCTTTCAAATTGGAATGCACCATCCCAGATTCTTATCCGAAACCAGAAATTAAATGGATGTATCAATTCAAAACTGATCCAAGCATATCCCATTCGGTATTGGATAAACGCATAACTCAATCTCCTGATGGCACTCTGTGGTTTTCAAGCGTCACCAAGGAAGACACCCATGAAAACTTCAAATACGTTTGCCTTGCTAAGACTCCAGCATCGGATGATGATATTGTGCTTGCGGAGCACATCATCGAAGACGTTGTTCCCGATAACAGTCCACGTGATGCAGAATTAGAGGAACAGTATGTTACAGGAGATATCGTGGCTAAAAAGGGCGATGTTACGATGATCTACTGTATTTATGGTGGAAC ACCTCTCACTCCTCCCGACTGGTACAAAGATGGTAAGAATATGAACGGTGAACCCAAAGACCGTGTGACGAGGTACAACAGGAGTGCTGGCAAGCGTCTCCTCATCAGGGACACGTGGCTCGAAGACGAGGGCGATTACACGTGCATCGTCGACAACGAAATCGGACAACCGAAGAAGCATAACATGCATCTTACAGTGATCA gtGCACCAGAATTTGTCAAAAAACCTGAACCCATCATGGTGCAAAAGGCAGGTCGAGATATCACAATGCCATGTGAAGTTGCCGGAGTCCCGAATGCGAAGGTTTCGTGGACTTTCAACGCTCAACCTCTGCAACAAAATGACAGGATCTTATTTAAGCAAAACGAAAATATTGGCAACATGACTGTTGctgatttaattattaaaaatgtgaatGTTAACGATCGTGGCTATTA